The genomic DNA GTGTGGCCGAGCAACAATTCGTCGAAATCGCCAAGGCCCTGGCCCTGGACGCGCGTCTGCTGGTGCTCGATGAACCTACCGCCACCCTTACGCCCAGCGAAGCCGAGCTGCTGTTCGACATCATGCGCGAACTCAAGCGCCAGGGCGTGGCGGTGATTTTTATCTCCCACCACCTGGAGGAAATTTTCCAGGTCTGCGACCGCATCAGTGTGCTGCGTGACGGCGGCAATGTGGGCGTGACCGACGTGGCCGACAGCGATATCGACCGCCTGGTCGAGATGATGGTGGGGCGCCGTCTGGAAAGCAGTTTTCCACCTAAACCGAGCCAGGCGCGCGGCCCGCTGTTGCTGGACGTCAAAGACATCCAGTTGGTGCGCAACGGGCCCCACAACAGCTTCCAGCTGCACAAGGGCGAAATCCTCGGTTTCGCCGGGCTGGTCGGTTCCGGCCGCACCGAACTGGCGCTGGGCATGATGGGCGCGCTGCCGTCGGTGAGCAAAGACGTGTGGCTGCGCGGCGAGAAAGTCAGCCTCGACGACCCGGCCCAGGCGCTGGCCCACGGTATCGGTTTGTTGCCCGAAAGCCGCAAGAGCGAAGGGCTGATCACCGATTTCAGCATTCGCGAAAACATCTCCCTGAACAACCTGCCCAAATACCAGAACGCCTCGGGCCTGATCGACAAAAGCCGTGAATGCGCGAGTGTCGAAGGCTTGATGAAACAGCTGGCGATCAAGGCGCCCAGTGGCGAAAGCCGGGTGTTCAACCTCAGCGGCGGCAACCAGCAAAAGGTGGTGATCGCGCGCTGGATCAACCACCACTGCGACGTGCTGGTGTTCGACGAACCCACGCGCGGCATTGACGTGGGCGCCAAGGCGCAGATCTACGCCTTGATGCGCAGCCTTACCGAACAGGGCTACGCGATCATCATGATTTCTTCCGAGCTGCCGGAAGTCATCGGCATGTGCGACCGCGTCGCAGTGTTCCACAAGGGCGCCATCGTCAAGGTACTCGAAGCGTCTGCCGTCAATCCTCAAGAGGTCATGCGCCATGCAACAGGGGGCTCAAGTGAATATGTCCATTAAAACCGCCGACAGCGCCCGGCTGCGCCTGAACGTGGCGCGGCTGGTGCGTTCGCCGGCGTTTTATCCCTTTGTGGGGCTGGTGGTGGTGACCCTGGTGATGATCCTCGCCAGCGACACCTTCCTGACCACCAGCAACCTGTCGAACATCGCCCGCCAGGTGTCGATCAACGCGATTATCGCGGTGGGCATGACCTGCGTGATTCTCACCGGCGGCATCGATTTGTCGGTGGGGCCGGTAATGGCCCTGTCGGGCACGCTCACGGCGGGCTTGATGGTCGCGGGCCTGCCACCGGGCCTGGCGATCGGCGCCGGGATGCTGGTGGGTGTGGCGTTCGGCATCGGCAACGGGCTGTTTGTGGCGTACCTGCACATGCCGCCGATCATCGTCACGCTGGCGACCATGGGCATCGCCCGTGGCCTGGGCCTGATGTACACCGACGGCTACCCGATTTCCGGGCTGCCGGACTGGTTCGGCTTCTTCGGCCGCCAGAGCCTGTTCGGCATCGAAGTGCCGATTCTGATCATGCTGATCACCTATTTCGCCGCCTACGTGTTGCTGCAGCACACGCGCATCGGCCGCTACATCTACGCCATCGGCGGCAATGAAGAAGCGGTGCGGTTGTCCGGCGTGCGCGCGGCGCGGTTCAAGTTGCTGGTGTATGGCATCAGCGGCCTGACCGCGGCGATTGCCGGGTTGGTACTCACATCACGCCTGATGAGCGGCCAGCCGAATGCCGGCGTGTCGTTCGAGCTGGATGCGATTGCCGCCGTGGTACTCGGCGGTGCCTCCATCGCCGGCGGGCGCGGGGTCATTGTCGGGACCTTGCTCGGCGCCATGCTGCTCGGCGTTTTGAACAATGGATTGAACATGCTCGGGGTCTCGCCCTACGTACAGAGCGTGATCAAGGGCGGGATCATTTTGCTGGCGATCTTTATCAGCCGTCAGCGCCATAAATAAACTCACAAGAACAGGACCGAACCCATGGACAAGCACACCGAAATGCAAGCCGTCGTCTGCCACGGCCCGAAAGACTACCGCCTGCAATGCATCGGCAAACCCCAGGCGCGCCCCAATGAACTGGTGATCCGCATTGCCGCCTGCGGCATCTGCGCCAGTGACTGCAAATGCCATTCGGGCGCTGCGATGTTCTGGGGCGGCGACAACCCGTGGGTCAAGGCGCCGGTGGTGCCGGGCCACGAGTTTTTTGGCTACGTGGTGGAAGCGGGCGAGGGCGCCGAGGAGCACTTTGAGGTCAAGGTCGGTGACAAGGTTATTGCCGAACAGATCGTGCCGTGCGGCAAGTGCCGTTTCTGTAAATCCGGCAAGTATTGGATGTGCGAAGTGCACAACATTTTTGGCTTCCAGCGTGAGGTCGCCGAAGGCGGCATGGCCCAGTACATGCGCATTCCGAAAACTGCCATCGTGCACAAGATTCCGGAGTCGGTGTCGCTGGAAGACTCGGCGCTGGTGGAACCGATGGCCTGCTCGATTCACACGGTCAACCGGGGTGACATCCAGCTCGATGACGTGGTGGTGATTGCCGGCGCAGGCACCCTCGGCCTGTGCATGGTGCAGGTGGCCGCGCTGAAAACGCCGAAGAAACTGGTGGTGATCGACATGGTCGACGAGCGCCTGGAACTGGCGAAAAAATTCGGCGCCGACGTGGTAATCAACCCGGCCCGTGACAATGCCCGCGCGATCATCAATGGCCTGACCGACAATTATGGTTGCGACGTGTATATCGAAACCACCGGTGTGCCGGCGGGCGTGACCCAAGGCCTGGACCTGATCCGCAAACTCGGGCGTTTTGTCGAATTCAGTGTGTTCGGCGCCGAAACCAGCGTTGACTGGTCGATCATCGGTGACCGCAAGGAGCTGGACGTTCGTGGCGCCCACCTCGGGCCGTATTGCTACCCGATCGCCATCGACCTGTTCGAGCGCGGCCTGGTCACCTCCAAAGGCATCGTCACCCATGATTTCCCGCTGGACGACTGGGCCGAAGCCTTTGAGCTGGCCAACTCGACCAAGTCGATCAAGGTGCTGTTGAAGCCGGTGGTTTGATCCATGGACTATGTAATGGGGGTCGACATAGGAACCCAGAGCACCAAGGCGCTGCTGGTGGATGGTCAAGGCACGATCATCGCCCAGCACAGCCAGGGGTATCGCGTGGACACCCCGAAAGTGCGCTGGGCCGAGCAATGGCCGCAGGTGTGGCTGGACGCTGTAGAGGCCTGCGTTTTGCAGTGCATGAACAAGGCCGGGGTTGTCAGCGGGCAGGTCAAGGCGCTGTGCATCAGCAGCCTGTATGGCGGCTCGGGAATTGCCGTGGATGCGCAGATTACGCCGCTGCACCCGTGCCTGATCTGGATGGACCGCCGCGCGGGTGAGCAGGTGGCGTGGGTGCGAGACAACGTGAACCTTGAGCGGCTGTTCGAGGTGACCGGCAACTCGGTGGACAGCTACTACGGCTTCACCAAGATGCTCTGGCTCAAACAGCATCAGCCTGAAGTGTGGGCCAACACGCGCTACCTGGTGCCGCCCAACAGCTACATCAACTGGTGCCTCACCGGCGAGCTGGCGGTGGACCACAGCAGTGCGGGCAATATCGGCGGCGTCTATGACGTGAAGGCGCGCGGTTGGTCAGCCGAGATGCTTGATGCACTGGGCATTCCACAGGCGATGATGCCTGAGCGGTTGGTGTATTCCGGCGACGTGGTGGGCGCCTTGCAGGCCAACTGGGCGGCGCGCCTGGGCTTGCAGGCAGGCACGCCGGTGCTGGCCGGTGGCGTGGATGCAGCCATGGCCACGCTGGCCGCGGGCGTGACCCGGCCGGGCAACCATGTGGCGATGATCGGCACCAGCATGTGCTGGGGTTACTTGAACCAGCAGGTGGATGCGCGTCATGGTCTGGTGAGCATGCCTCATGTCTACAACGGCCATCGGGACCTGTACATCTTCGGCGGCGCGATCACGGCCGGGGCGTCGGTGAGCTGGTTTCGCGAGCAGTTTTGCCAGGCGGAAGAGCAGCAGGCCAACGCCACCGGCCAGGACAGCCTGGTGTTGCTGGAACAGGCTGCGACCAACATACCGGCAGGCAGCGAAGGCGTGCTGTTCCAGCCCTACCTGATGGGCGAGCGCAGCCCGGTGTGGGACGACCGCGCCAGCGGCAGTTTTGTCGGGCTGAACCTGTATCACAGCCGCATCCACCTCTACCGCGCGGTGCTCGAGGGCGTGAGTTTTGCCCTGCGCCACAACATCGAGGCGGGCACGCGCGGGGCGCACTCGCTGGACCCGCGGCTGATTGTGGTCGGTGGGGCGAGCCATTCGGATTTGTGGATGCAGATTATTGCGGATGTCACCCGCTACCCGGTTTACACCATTATTCAGGAGGTGGAAGCGGCGCTGGGCGCAGCGCTGCTGGCGGCGCACACGGTGGGGCTGGTAAGTGACGGGGAGATGGAGACAGGCTGGGTGCAGCTGGCGTTAAGGGCCGAGCCGAAGGCGGAAAACGTCGAGGTGTATGACCGTGGCTTTGCCGAGTACTTGCAGTTGTATCCCGCGCTGAAACCGATCATGCACAACCTGCAATCCACCTGAACCCACACATTCCAACGTGGGAGCTGGCTTGCCTGCGAT from Pseudomonas tolaasii NCPPB 2192 includes the following:
- a CDS encoding sugar ABC transporter ATP-binding protein, which gives rise to MSSLLKLENICKRYPGVQALKSINLQVERGEIHALLGENGAGKSTLMKILGGVEHQDEGQILIDGQAQQFATYRDAIAAGIGIVFQEFSLIPYLTAVENIFLGHELSNRFGLLRKREMVEASEALFRRLGVTIDLQCAVRHLSVAEQQFVEIAKALALDARLLVLDEPTATLTPSEAELLFDIMRELKRQGVAVIFISHHLEEIFQVCDRISVLRDGGNVGVTDVADSDIDRLVEMMVGRRLESSFPPKPSQARGPLLLDVKDIQLVRNGPHNSFQLHKGEILGFAGLVGSGRTELALGMMGALPSVSKDVWLRGEKVSLDDPAQALAHGIGLLPESRKSEGLITDFSIRENISLNNLPKYQNASGLIDKSRECASVEGLMKQLAIKAPSGESRVFNLSGGNQQKVVIARWINHHCDVLVFDEPTRGIDVGAKAQIYALMRSLTEQGYAIIMISSELPEVIGMCDRVAVFHKGAIVKVLEASAVNPQEVMRHATGGSSEYVH
- a CDS encoding ABC transporter permease, coding for MQQGAQVNMSIKTADSARLRLNVARLVRSPAFYPFVGLVVVTLVMILASDTFLTTSNLSNIARQVSINAIIAVGMTCVILTGGIDLSVGPVMALSGTLTAGLMVAGLPPGLAIGAGMLVGVAFGIGNGLFVAYLHMPPIIVTLATMGIARGLGLMYTDGYPISGLPDWFGFFGRQSLFGIEVPILIMLITYFAAYVLLQHTRIGRYIYAIGGNEEAVRLSGVRAARFKLLVYGISGLTAAIAGLVLTSRLMSGQPNAGVSFELDAIAAVVLGGASIAGGRGVIVGTLLGAMLLGVLNNGLNMLGVSPYVQSVIKGGIILLAIFISRQRHK
- a CDS encoding alcohol dehydrogenase catalytic domain-containing protein, whose translation is MDKHTEMQAVVCHGPKDYRLQCIGKPQARPNELVIRIAACGICASDCKCHSGAAMFWGGDNPWVKAPVVPGHEFFGYVVEAGEGAEEHFEVKVGDKVIAEQIVPCGKCRFCKSGKYWMCEVHNIFGFQREVAEGGMAQYMRIPKTAIVHKIPESVSLEDSALVEPMACSIHTVNRGDIQLDDVVVIAGAGTLGLCMVQVAALKTPKKLVVIDMVDERLELAKKFGADVVINPARDNARAIINGLTDNYGCDVYIETTGVPAGVTQGLDLIRKLGRFVEFSVFGAETSVDWSIIGDRKELDVRGAHLGPYCYPIAIDLFERGLVTSKGIVTHDFPLDDWAEAFELANSTKSIKVLLKPVV
- a CDS encoding FGGY-family carbohydrate kinase encodes the protein MDYVMGVDIGTQSTKALLVDGQGTIIAQHSQGYRVDTPKVRWAEQWPQVWLDAVEACVLQCMNKAGVVSGQVKALCISSLYGGSGIAVDAQITPLHPCLIWMDRRAGEQVAWVRDNVNLERLFEVTGNSVDSYYGFTKMLWLKQHQPEVWANTRYLVPPNSYINWCLTGELAVDHSSAGNIGGVYDVKARGWSAEMLDALGIPQAMMPERLVYSGDVVGALQANWAARLGLQAGTPVLAGGVDAAMATLAAGVTRPGNHVAMIGTSMCWGYLNQQVDARHGLVSMPHVYNGHRDLYIFGGAITAGASVSWFREQFCQAEEQQANATGQDSLVLLEQAATNIPAGSEGVLFQPYLMGERSPVWDDRASGSFVGLNLYHSRIHLYRAVLEGVSFALRHNIEAGTRGAHSLDPRLIVVGGASHSDLWMQIIADVTRYPVYTIIQEVEAALGAALLAAHTVGLVSDGEMETGWVQLALRAEPKAENVEVYDRGFAEYLQLYPALKPIMHNLQST